GCCCTAAATCTCCTCTGATACCACGACAACTTTCCAGAGAATGAAGAGGAATTTcgttacttgagttcttgaatagtagtagtagtagtagtacaaGTTTTAAATAGTTCACTTTTGGAAttggaaggagaaaaaggatCTTGCCAGCTCAGCACCAACGGTTCTAGGCGGCGGGACCCACTTCCCTGCAATCAGTTATAACGGTTTGCTTGTTTAGCATCTAAAGGCTACTTGCACaacattttcttaaaaaatacagtaACTTCTTactttacatttttaaatttaaaaataacgtaaatgaaaaataatttttttgatttttttttttggcatcgttcaaaaattcaaatatttcaaacaagatccatattacatatttttagatttcaataagtttattatttttgagcttgaaattgcattctttCTTAGATTTCAGTAAGTACTTATTATGAGTTCGGAACACAAGTTCGGTAGCAGGAGAACATTCTGCATTAAAACTCTATTGGTTgccaagaaaataaagaaaaaagaagacaaattaATATGTCGCGAATTATTATGCACTAGTGAATGCCCGTTGAAAATAAGTcgatttattttactttttctgctaaaaagtggttatttttcaaaatacttgggtaaaaataaaaaaaatttacttttccgatttctctcttcaaaacgaatcaataatccacaaaagtttggcgcaaaatcaacaaatgtgagaaaaatttaaataatgacaaacTAAATTATTTTAAGATAAGTTTAAAAGAACGTAGCCTAAATTACGATGATGGATGAgataataagaacaaaattcgTTAAGAAAGGGAACTCCTAATCTCAgtaatttagagagagagagagagagagagaaagagagagagagtgtgtgtgtgtgtgtgtgtgtgtgatgcgGTGCGCATAGAGGAGGAGTTCCACCTCAAGCCTACTAGTCGGTCTTTTCGTAAATAAGTGACCGAGGCTTTTGGTTTTGGGCCCACTTGGATTCGATCCGGAACGGCCCAATGGTCAGGACACATCGCCTTCGGCCATGTGCCGCATGTTTTTTAACCTGTTTCGGCCGTTTAGGGCTCCCAATGGTcaattttgccgttttaggaaagtCCAATAACGTTTGTTCTTGTTGgagaagttttattttttcttatattttcaaaatacgTAATAATTTCAGAACTTTCCGAAATtagtgttttttccttttcctagtagggttagggtttgttttcGTATTTAtagtgttttttccttttcctagtagGGTTAGGATTTGTTTTCGTATTTAAGGAGTTGTTAGCCTTAGGGCTGGTCAGTTTTGATTAATTATTGAATGACAAAGAGTCTTGAGAGAGTTTCTCTATATCTATCCCGTTTGTGATTGTCCATGTTGCACGTTAGTTCTTTGATTCATAGTTCTGCCCTgcatcaaagagagagagagagagagagagagagagaaagagagagagagagagagagagagagagagagagagagagagagagattggaaatGACCTTAataattaaggaaaataatctatgttatttatatataattatgggTATAATAGGGCAACAATGCATTTTAAGGATGGAAACATAAATAGTGATGACAACATTAATGCGCACTTAAGGGCtccaaaatagaagaagaaataaaatagCCATCCTGTTTGGAATACTTATTTATATCACCGTCCTAATAAGTTTGAATCATTAAGTTGGCATcgtcaaattcaaataaattccAAAccaccctttctctctcctaattttctaaatatttctctcttcaaatcttTCCTAATTTATCTCAATTTCACTCTCCTATCTTtcaaatcttcttcttttccaatCTTTCTCTTTCCTAATCTTATCtccccaaaaatttcaaaaccaaatttaaattagATTTGTAAAATAAATCATGAAAATCACGCATTGAAAATCGACCATAATTGCAATTTTCTCTACCTctccaaattttcaaatattgttaatttcGAAAATAATTCATGTTTCTACAATCGATTTGTACAATGAAACATATGTGTTCAAATCGATCATGATTATCACGAGATATTTTATGCACAATTTTATACCATGAAAATTGAGGACCAAATTACGACAACCATTTCATGATAGTTTTCTGCAAATTCACCATGTTTTATTATGACACATTTTGCCACAAAATTAGAGTCAAACTATgtattcaaatcaaatcaactaTACTTATCATgaaaaatttcaacaatttaccatgaaatttgAAGCTAAAAATATTGTACACAAAACAAATTTTTAACAAACATGACAAATAAGTTTAAAGCATGATAAAATGGGTCACATATTTATACGACACGACAACACAAATACAAATACTACAAAAGATGAGTGAAATGAACAACGTGCACACGAGGACATGGACCAATTACTAGTAAGGTgaaacatttttcaaacaaaacatGATAAATTGACAAATGGATTCAGATCTGAAAAAAACCCATGAAGGACATGAACCGGTAGAGTGAAACTTCATCGTTCATCAACTCAACGTACGACAACCACTtatcaggggaaaaaaatgtaaGCCACCCAAGGTTTATATCTAGAAAAAACCCCAAGTGCCAGCCCCCTTAAGAATCGATCTCATCCACCACCTTAGCCTGCCACTGTTGCTGAACGACAATGGTGGAGGATGTTGCCATCTTTCCATCTTTGGACCAAAAGGGGTGAGTTATTCTTGAGATTCCCACCTAAAAGAGTGGACCGAGATCATGGGCCAATTCTAATTTTCAGTTAAAAAATGGTCATAAAACTATAATAAAGGGTGAAATAGGTATTATTTAAATATGAGGATAATAAGATAAGTTTTCAAATACAATAGGATGAATACCTAAGTATCTATATATgtagcggataaaaaaaaaaaagtatctaTATATGTAGGGCAGAACTCCTATTTAAGTTTCCAAAATAGAACgcctatttatttatttttttgtatttattagtactacaatatttttttaatattcaccCACCCAAAGTTAAAAACTTCCATCTATCCCTGTAGACAAACACAATAGGTGGCCTCTTAAAAGCACTAGTTTAACAGTTAGGAGCTTCCCCCAATCCAAACCCGATTCAAATCCATCATTCTTTGCCAATCCCTTTCCTTTGATGCATTGGATTAGATCGGGATCTGGTGGCTAGGCTATTTATACCCACAGGTGGCCTAGCTATGAATAGGAAAAGTAGCAATGGCgacggagaagaagaagaatcgaaaaataAGGGCATCCGACGGCGGCAGCAGCAACTACAACAGCAGCGGTGACGGTGAAGGTGGAATGTTTTCAGCACCAGTGCTCCCCCACGAATTGGTGGCTGCGGAAGTTCTGACAAGGCTTCCGGCCAAGTCTCTGATGCGGCTCAAGTGCGTGTCCAGGCTCTGGCTCTCCACCATCATCGACCTTGGCTTTTGCAAGGCCCACAGAGTTCGTTCCCGGCCCCACAGCCGCACCGGCCTATTGATCGTGGCTCCCGACGAAGAACACTAAGGGTTAGGGTTCTTCCTCGCAACCCCCTCCCGCCCCGCTGTATCACTAGCACCGCCTCTTGTCAAACCCCTCGGTCCCTACTACAGGGATGTATTTGATTTGCTCCACCACCAATTCACGCTTTCCAACCGGGCACACGACGGAGTAACCGAGGTCGCCGCCGAGAGCGGCCATCTCATTTGTCTCTACACAGCTAATCGGGCGTGGTTATGCAGCATCTCCACCGGTGAAATTATGGAGCTTCCTTCTCCTTCCCCCTCCTCTGAAAATGGTGCAGCAATCTACTACAAGTATTACCTTGGTTACGATTATTATATCGAGAGATTCAAGGTGCTTAGGGTATGCTCGATTCAAGGTGCCCTCTTTTGTATCTCACAGTGCGAGATCCTTACCCTGGGTGGTCAGGAGGACGAGGCCTCGTGGAGGAAACTCGACAGAGCTCCACCCATCCACATAATAGGTGGGAACAACGACAACTCTGTTTACATTCATGGCGCTCGCCATTGGTGGCATCCAGCGGATGCTTCTTGGTTCGTTTCTGTTTTGAAGATGAGGAATTCCAACTGATTGAACTGCCACCAGGGTTTCCAGAACTAGGGGGTTCATTACATGAATTTAGAGGCGTTGTGGCTCTAGTAACCGGGGTAATGGATTGGAAATTACACATGTGGGTACTTTGTCGTAAGTGTGACGATGAAGAAAAATGGTCTGAAGAATGGTCTGAGCGCACCCTCCGCATCCCATATGCTTTTGCGGACCGTGGATGTTGCTTGCTTGGGAACCTCCCAACAGGTTTGATGTTAATGACTGGTACTTCTATAGAACAAGAAGACGaacaacaacaagaacaattgGAGGAAGAAGTGGTGTACAACAGTAAGTCAACCCTCAAGGCCACCCTTCCTATTTATTCATATGATCTCCTCTTTAAAAAGTTTGATGAATTTGTAATTGGAAACCCATTCTTGTCTACTTCCCTAGTTGGAAAGGACAAGTCCAAACTTCACATATACAGTTATGAGGAAGATATCAGACCATTAAATCTTGTTATTAGCAACCCCTTTGGGGACTAGAATAGCCACATGTCTCTAGTGTCTATGGCATGTCAATGTCAAATCTCGTTGCCACAATTGTCAAGTTATAATAATGTCTTTCCACCTTTGAAAGTGTGTACAACATCAAAAGAAGCAGAAGTTATGCCAAACAAGCTAAACCGACCGTTGAAAAGGAAAACGTCTAAAATGACTAATACCACATGTTAAAATGACTGCCAAATGCCATGACTCAATACGATCTTCTGTAGCATATACAACAGAACTGTTGCTCTCAgtaatagaagaagaaaaaaagaaatgtagTTCTTTGAGTATGAACACGACCAGATTCATTGGTGCTTCTGTTGCTACAGAAATGTCGTTCTTTGAGTGTGAACACAACCAGTTCTTTTAGTTTGAAAAACGACCAGTTCTTTGGTGCTTCACTAGCGACAGAAGCACTAATGAATCTGGTCGTGTTCATACTCAAAGAACTatattcctttctttttttctttttgtattacTGAGTGCAACAGTTCTTGTATATACTAGAGAAGCTCGTAGTCATGGCATTTGGCAGTCATTTTAACTTGTGATATCAATAATAAGCTTATGAGGTTCTTTCTCATGCCAttagtgttctaaatggcggccgcctaggcgcttggaggtgccctgccgccacgccaataccccttggcgtttgatttggcgcccagggagatTTGGcagtgtttggcggccgcctaggcctTGGCAGTCTTGgcggcgtctttggaggcctttggcagcctaaaatgtatagtattaaactaatggagatcaagttttggaatgGTATAGAGGAGAAGAGTTAgaggaaggagatgaactttgaacttggcattagggatctcggatctcgtttatttctacttattgtcttattcaacttatttgctagttgctactacttaatttcatttgggtttgtaatttgaagtttgaacattaaactttgcattatggttatttctacttattgtcttattcaacttatttgctagttgctactacttaatttcatttgggtttgtactttgaagtttgaacttgcattatggatacatggaatatagtttattggataatggtttgttcaaaaataaaaaataaaaaatcgctGAATTGCTTGgtgccgcctaggcggcttggctcTTGGAGGTGGGTCTTCGCCCGACTACCGCCAAGCGCCAGTTAGAACTTTCCTTCTGACTTTTTATTGCTGTAAGCGTGTAAGCGAATAGTATTAAATACTTGGGATAAATTCAAAGATGATTTTTGTCATGGATATGGAATTCCATTTTTCCCCCTTCTCTAACCACAAGGCTTTATTAGCTTTCCTCTTTTTACACTCATGAAGAGAAACAAATCCAAATCCCATCTGCTCGCCGATTTTTCGGAAGTATTTAAGGTGGCATGTTGCATTGCTTCCTGCATATTTGTATTGGATTCATGTTTATGAGGGATACCCTAAGAGAATTTGAAGATACACAAAAATCTCTTTGAACTGATGGATGTTTAACTAAATGTCTTGGTCAATTACCACAATTTAGTGAGAAAGAAAGGGAGATGTATTTTGGTCAATGAACCATACTGCAAACAAATGGATTGGTTCTGATATATTCATATGGATTTGGATAAAATGGCGGAGATGGATTCAAATCTAAAAGTGATTTCAAAAGTAGAATTCTAAATTCGTTGAGTtgcaatacttttttttttaaatttagacaCCTTGAAGTTGTCTAGGATTGTTTGGTACACTTTATTTGGTTGCCAAAAATACCAACTATATAGAATCCTATGGTTTGCTTGTTTTGTTGAAGAAAACTCAACTGTACCGAGTACATGTGTTACACTGGGCTTAGTCTTATTTGTCTATGAATGAAATAAGTCATTCCAAGTGATGAATTGTGTTTGTCCTAAGCTTTACGTCTGAAGTATCTATTTATTGAGTCTTCTCTTTGTTGTCTCAGCAAGTATAGAAATTTTTGCTGTTGGTTGCATCTAAATGTAGAATCTTGTTGTTGGGATATTATGTATGCAACTGTGCAAGTGCAGTAAACAATACCATGAGTCAGCTAATTTGAGCAGGTGAAAATGTGTTTAGCGTAGTTAAAGAGGAAAACTAGCAGTATAGTAGCTTTTGTTCGTTTGTACCTAATCCTTTGTTTGGGTTGGCAATTAGCATGGTTTGTGCATAGACAAGGAAAAGGGTATATTAAAGGCTTAGCCATCATTTTGATCCATAGAACAGCTGGATTGCAGCTTGATAATTGCCATGATTGGGAAGTTATAACGTGGCCTTGCATTATCAGTATATGCATGTGCCATGGTCATTTTCTGTTGCTGTGTTCATGTAGCCTTAAGCTCAGTGCTCCTGCCCAATCTTGTTTGCCTTGACAGTGATAATGTTTATGTATAGGGATCAATCAAAGGGGGGCATAAGGAGGCGATCGTGCCTCCAAAGTTCAACAAAACCCTCATATTTTACGTATAACTTGTTAGATAAATCACGGAATTAGAGTTTGCACCCCCAAAGTAGGAATCATGGATCCGTCCCTGCATATGTGGATGTCTCTGTACATTTCCttaattgtttctctttttccaATTGCCACCCCTCAATTCTTTTCCAGATTCCGGTCAGGGTCTGGGTTTGGAAGAAAAGAGTAAGGGGGAGGGGAGTGGTATTGGGGGTGGAAGGGGGTTTAGTAATCCTCACCTCAATATACTTGTTCACTGTGTAAATTGATGCCTATAGTGGGTAAACAATGGAGGTTTGCAGGCAGTTAAGGAGTGTCCAGTTGGGATAAACCATGTTTTGCTTGCTTGCTACTCTGTATCTACTGGATTGCAGCTTGCTAATTCGGTTGTTGTGACATTTCCAAAGCTTCGGTTCCTGCTTTTAGGTCTTTCACGGTGAAAGAGTAGGTTAGTATTAAGGCCATGCACCTTTAAAAGGGCACTTTCTTTGACGAGGATCTAAATTTCTGCTTCAAGCTTTATATTTGGTGTGTATTTTAAGGATGTGTTCTTACCGAAAGATAGAAAAATGCCTGGTGGGCTAACATAAGGGATGAGATTAGTCATGACTCATGCCACGTTGGAAGAATaaaatgttagatttcttggagggttctaacctaaaaccaattggcaataggtggagtagcctctagaatttattaaccaagcttggatggcttagatgagcgatgtgggacaagtctaacactccccttcACGTGCaacccggatgcacgtggaggtgacagaccaggagctgactgactgactcgggcgacagagatgacagagactttcctACGAGAGGTGAGGcgacccaagacctagctctgataccatgttagatttcttggagggttccaaccaaaaaccaattggcaatagatggaatagcctctagaatttattaaccaagtttggatggcttagatgagcgatgtgggacaagtgtAACATAAAATACTTCCTTTTATAGAGAATTCAGTGTCAGATATGTTAGCTGTTAATGGATTCTTTTATGGTTTCTTATACTGGTGTCTCTTGATTCTGTTATGAGTTGAGGGTCAGATATTTTATTTGCTGTACATTAGTGAATTtcaatatttcgtcaccaacaTAATTTCACTGTTTTGCCTTCCCTCTACTTGTTCTCCAACTTGGATTTTATCAGTTGCTTTCATTTTGTCTCCTTTAAATATTCTCCAAGCCTTTTTGGCAGAGGATACAGTAATTTCAAAAGTGCTGAAGTTTGGTTCCTAAAGTTATCTATGGTGCATGGGTAGTCATTGTGTTTTCATGTAAAGGCGCTGGTAATAAGGGTTTGTTTCAACACTTCTATGGGATCGCCCCTTATTCTTTTGTTAGTCTGGTGAGCTATTACTTAGCTATTCCTATTTATATCTCCTTTGCCTACATTATTGATGAgcacaacaacaacagcaataacaacaaaaacaataaattgctagatgagggtattttggtaattgcaGATATTCTCATCAAGAGCAGCATGGTTCATAAAAGGATTGGTAGACCACGGGTCATCCATGGTAGTATGGTAGTTCAAGGGTCAGCATGAATCTAGTTTTTGCAATAACATACATCTAGATGCATTAAGCACATTGTAGAAGGTTCAATGTATGCATTAAACACATttttagctctctctctctctctctctctctctctctctctctctctcattgttgTTGTATTGTGAGATTTTTAACCCTCGATtatgtgtgagagagaagtCCACGGAGAACAATCTCTCACTTGCGACCATTGTCGTGCGGTGAGTTACTGCAGTGCCCTTTGCCAGAAGCAACACTGGAAGGAAACGCATAAAACATTGTGCGGGCTTTACAAGGGGATGatggaaagagaagaagagttGTAAGTGAAGATCTTCATCTTCCCTTATTCAGCCGACCTGCTTCGTAAGTGGCTTGAATCGTTAGGTATCCTTCAAAAGGGAATGTGGCGCCGGAAGTGCAGTTGTTTTTCCCATTGCCCTTTTGGTCTGCTTCCTGCTAAAGGTGGACTTTGGGATTCTTGGGGTGGGTTTGATGATGATGAGTATCCAGCTGATTCACCTTTAACAGTTGGGCTTTTAAGTCCCATCCTTCTCTGTGGGTGGTTGGAGTACTATATTCTTCGCTCACTTCCAGTGTCAAGTCCCGTTTCTAACATTTTCTCCCACTCATTGACACTTTATTACATACTAACCTCACTGAGTATCAGTACAAACTACAAAGAACCGCTTACTCAATGGCAAAGAGGTGGTTCTTCACTATCTTGGGACAGTAGGGGAATTGGTTATGTACTTAAGGGCACAGGCAATATACAGATAGTAATGGTGGGGCCTGGAGTTCCGATGAATTTGTCTGGGACAACTTCGGGGATAAGTAGCCGAGTGAGGGTGTATCTTGTGAGGGGCCTTTATCAGGAGGAAGCAACTTACCGTTCTTCTCCCCATGTAGTTGTCGGACTAAATTGTAGATTGGAGAACTATGAGAGTTGGGTTGGTGGCTTGCACCTGATCAAGGCCATGGGTGTTTCGGCATTTTTCACTGATCCGTCGGAAATTTCTTGTCGTAATGCTGAACAAGTGCCTCAGAGTGCTGGACTGCATGTTACTCAACTTTTGACACCAAACCCTTTTCGATCACCGTCGAGGAATCATGGAACTTGTAACAATCTTCCGTCATATAGCAATGGATTTTTGTTTGGAGTGAATACATGATCTCGAAACCTAGAGGGATTGAATCAAAGTCTCTTCAACTGAGTTCAACCCTGCTTTGCCGTAATGTATTGAAACCTTGCTTTTATATTGCTGTTGTCAGTCTATGGGTGATTGCTGTAGAgtttatctatctatctttgaTAAGTAGTAAATTtgatgccgagcaaaaaaaaaaagtagtaaatTTGTTGAAAATGCATGAAGGGGCCACCCACACGCTGTAGAGTTTACTTATGTCTTGATTGAATACCTTCTGGTGGGTATATGCCAAATTTCTATTTCTTCAATTGGGTAGAAATGGATTTCCACTGTCTCGTAAGTAGAGATTTATGCCCAATattgtcgtcgtcgtcgtcatcatcAAAGCCTTCTCTATACAGAAACTCGCTCCCAATGCATTTCTGCTTATTTATAGTTCATCGACAGTAGTTGGGCTATACCGCTGATCTTAGTTCGTATAACATTGCCCGGCATTTTAGACAAAATGGGTGAttcttttgagaaaacaaaagtcTGTAAAAACTTGGAGAGTTCGTAGTAAATTTATTCGACTTATTTTTGGCTGTTGCTAGATGTGACAAAGGACATGAGGTGGCTGACGCCAATATCAAAACTTCTAGGGAGAATGAGAAATACTTTTTTCAAAGGTAAGCTGTGAAAATCGAAATAGGGGAAGCTCTTGAAATCTCAAagggaaaacttttttttctacTTGCGCTGAATTCCCGTATCCAGTGGCTACTGATATCTCTGTTCTAATGCTTCTATTGGAAAATTAGGATGATACAAAATGAACCTTCTACTACTCCCTAACCTGAAATCAGGTTGATATGGTCCGAAGGGAGCTTCGGTTGTATGATTTTATCccagctcttttttttttttttttttttttcttgttaggGGTTTCTACCTTTCTGAGAAATTTGGAACCAGGAACCTCTAGTAATATGGAAAGTAAACTTTTCTATTTGTGCTGAATTCCAGGACCCAGAAGTTGCTGATAATTAGTGCTCTACTGTTTTTATTATGCGAAAATAAGAATGAGTGAGTGACATAAACATTCAATTGCTTTATGCTGATGAAATCAAGTGATGTtgtttgaagggtttttttttttttggttttatcccAGTCATATTATTCCTTTTTTAGCAAGGTCCTCTTTTTTCCTGAAAACCTGCAGGGCGTATCCGTCCCGATTCGTCATCTCTCTGTAATAACTTTGCTTGGagtttggaacttggaagtgaTCGTATAGTGCTGGTCTGAAATGTAAcagcttttattttgttgttttattgTGTTCCAGTAAAACGTTCGTAAACATTAATTTGCGATTCAGTGTGTGCTATTACAGAtaagaaaaaacataaaatacttATGATTGATGcataaatgcatatatatagatatatcgggacggttcaagggacacctaaaaaaacatctcaaatctcaatctcatagttcccggtcaaatttttatgatctgaaccgttcaatgtgtgcagcatgtgattttaaaggtgcccgcggaaaattagcaaaaaaaatgaccggaaaagacttgatttgagcagtttttatttgaaccgttcaataaaaaactgttcggatcaagcacttcccggtattttttttgctaatttctcgcgggtatccttaaaatcacgttctgatcacattgagcggctcggatcatcaaaatttggtcgggaactatgaggtatttttttaggtgtccccggaaccgcatatatatatatatatatatatatagagttaggttccggtgagggatccctcattttattaaaatgagggactccccttcccgattgaatttcgatgatccgagccgctcaaagtgatcagaacgtaattttaagggtccccgtgagaaatcagcaaaaaaaatgaccgggaagggcttcatccgagcagttttcattgaacggttcaaaaaaaactgctcggatgacgcccttcccggtcattttttttcctgatttctcgcggggacccttaaaattacgttctgcacacattgaacggttcggattttcaaaatttgatcgggaaatgaaagtccctcatcttaataaaatgagggatccctcacttgaaaattcctctctttctatatatatatatatatatatagagagagagagagagagagagagagagagagagagagagagagagagagagagagagagagagagagagagcaaaatgAAAGGAGAGTTGCCCTTAATTTAGTTTAATCACTCCAGGTT
The sequence above is a segment of the Rhododendron vialii isolate Sample 1 chromosome 13a, ASM3025357v1 genome. Coding sequences within it:
- the LOC131313436 gene encoding uncharacterized protein LOC131313436 isoform X2 — translated: MLDSRCPLLYLTVRDPYPGWSGGRGLVEETRQSSTHPHNRWEQRQLCLHSWRSPLVASSGCFLVRFCFEDEEFQLIELPPGFPELGGSLHEFRGVVALVTGVMDWKLHMWVLCRKCDDEEKWSEEWSERTLRIPYAFADRGCCLLGNLPTGLMLMTGTSIEQEDEQQQEQLEEEVVYNMPFARSNTGRKRIKHCAGFTRG
- the LOC131313436 gene encoding uncharacterized protein LOC131313436 isoform X1, encoding MWRRKCSCFSHCPFGLLPAKGGLWDSWGGFDDDEYPADSPLTVGLLSPILLCGWLEYYILRSLPVSSPVSNIFSHSLTLYYILTSLSISTNYKEPLTQWQRGGSSLSWDSRGIGYVLKGTGNIQIVMVGPGVPMNLSGTTSGISSRVRVYLVRGLYQEEATYRSSPHVVVGLNCRLENYESWVGGLHLIKAMGVSAFFTDPSEISCRNAEQVPQSAGLHVTQLLTPNPFRSPSRNHGTCNNLPSYSNGFLFGVNT